The nucleotide sequence TCTTTCTAGTGTAGAAAATAGGACACTTAGATATGTGAAGGGGAATTTACCTCTTGCAAATCCTGTAATAGCTCCAACCGCCTGACACAATCCATTAGGAATCTTTGAATACATGtagtatgaactcttatctttgttGATCATCTGGCTTGATATCTTCTCATAGTTCCCCAACACTGCGATAATCTTGCTTAAGGATGGAGGATGAGCAGAAGCAAAGATTACAGTATCATCGGCATATGCCAAGTGGTTTAAAGGATCAGATCACTTAAGCATTCCAAATCCCACAAATGACATGTCTTCAAATAGCTTATTCAAAGATCTGGAAAGTACCTCAGCTGATAGAATGAACAATGTTGGTGATAGAGGATCCCCTTGCTTGACACCCCTTGTAGACTTAAAGAACCTTGAGGACTACCCATTCATCAATACTGATTACCAGTTATTTTACACCAAGTTCCACACCATGTTGATGAAGTGCTCAGAAAATCCCATCTTCCTTAATACATGCAATAAGTACTTCCATGAAACCCTATCATAGGCCTTACCATATCAAACTTGATCACTACATTAACTGGGTTTCTCCTTAACCTTATGTCAGTTACAATTTCTTGAGTCAATAAGATGATCTCAAATATACTCGTACCCTTCACAAATCCGGAATGATTAGGAGATATTAGAGAAGGCAAAAAATTTTCCAATCTATCATGTAACACCCTAGACAAAACCTTGTTAATGAAATTGCTCAAGCTAATAGGTCTTAAGTCAGAAAAGGTCTCAACTCTAGGTTTCTTAAGCAGCAACACTAGATTGGTGTGAGTGATGGATTTAGGCAGTGCAGCTCCTCCATAGAAGTGTAGCACCATGTTGTGTATATCAACACCAATAACATCCCAACATGTTTGATAAAACAGGCCAGTGAATCCATCTGGACCACTAGCACTCTCCCCACTAAGCTCAAAAACTGTTGTCCTTACCTCTTTAATTGTTGGCTATCTGCTAAGTTCCAAATTCCGTTCCATAGTGACCATCGAAGGTACATTATTGAGCAAGGAAAAGTCAGATATATCTCCTTCATTTGTGAACTGTTTTTGATAGAAGTCCACTGCAGTTATAGCTAATTGCTCCTGGTCTTCAATCCATACCCCACTTCTACTTTTGATCCTATTCAGTTGCAATTTCTTTCTTTTGCCATTGAAATGATTGTGAAAGAAAATTGTATTCCTATCTCCTTCAGCAAACCAAGTCATCCCAGCTTTTTGCTTCCAATACTGCTCCTCAATACTCAAATATTTCTTCAAGTCAGATTGAGCCTTTTGAAGCACAATCCTGTTCTCAGTTTTAGGCTCTTCTTCAAAAAACATCTCTTTCACCATAACAATGTCCTCCAAAATAAGCCAACAGCTTGAAGATATCACCAAATGTTCCCCTACTCCATTTTGACATTGCTGCCTTCACCCACTTGAGCTTCTACTTAAACATAAAAAATGGATCCCTTATGAAATTAGCTTCCCAATTCTGACTCACCACATCCATAAATGTAGCATGTTTAGTCCAAAAGTTCAAGAACCTGAAAGTCTTGACAAAATTGGTGGTTTGCTCCCCACATGTCATTAACAATGGTGTATGATCTGATCCAGTTCTGATTAGATGTTCAACTTCAATAGTTGGCAACATGTTCTAAAATGGCAAATTCACAAAGATCCTATCCAATATTTTGAATATACACACAACATTGGATATCCCATTTCACCCTGTAAATGGACTTCCTTTGTATCCTTGCTCAAACAAACCACAAGAGTTTACACAAAATGCAAAATCCTCATATTTAGGAGGGTGTACTGGAAGTCCCCCTATTTTCTCATCTTCATGCAATACCACATTGAAATCCCCCCTACCAACCATTCCAATTTCATATCACTTGCTAAGTAATACAAGTGATCCCACAATTCCAACCTCTCCATTGCtgaacattttgcataaacaaatgtcATCATCATGTGCTGCCCCTGTTCATGGTGAAGCACTCTCACAGTCACCTGTTGCTCAGTATCCTCCCCTAATTCCCATTCCACCATTGCATCAAAGAACAACCATATTTGCCCATTAATATTTGCATAAGCAGTCTCCATATTCAACCTTCTTCTATATCTATCAATGAGTCTCTTCTTTTGAAAAGGCTCCATTAATGCAACTACACAAAAGTTATGCTCCCTATTCATGTTGATCACCCTAGGAAAGGCCTTGTCACGATACCAAatcggacccggtcatgatgacgcctctcgtaaagacaaggccagccgacacaatctgcaagttcatttcaaaagttttaataAGCCAATTTAAGCCCTTTTAGTTAATTAGGTATTGCACAATGCACATTTAAAAGAACCGTGCAGAAATAGATACaacctgacatcggggtgtcacaagtcacgatcatctactaaggtctaaaatacaacagaatttctgtaaatgtactaaatacagtctaatgacatCAAAGGGAGAAAATCAGTGCTACGAACATCGGGCAgttaccttgctaaactccaaaGACTCTGCCTCTGATCAACCAATACCTACTACCGGGTGCAGAAagacctgaatctgcacacaaggtgcatggagtaaagtgagtactccaactcagtgagtaataatcataagtAACGACTGAGTGATAGGAAATCACAAAAAGTACaccaacatgctgtatagaagtAGTACAAAActagtaagaaagcaatgaagctaTAAAATCTCTTAAAGCATCTTATTTCAgtttaaatttctttaaaaatgacgtttcaacaattaagcaattGATTGCAAAGCAATTAGAACAGATAAGTACAAAAATcccccctcgggcacaaatacacaattaaataggtaaatgccagacaaataagacagataagcacataaaggatcgcccctcgggcacaatgtcaacaataccagcccctcgggctatatctaaCATCACCATAggtatccgcgctcactgggggtgtgcagactgctggaggggccccttacgccccaagcacaatatcaagccatctcgtggcatcatcactaggctctcgacctcatatcaacaagccacctcgtggcgtacaaatctcaggtcctcagcctcataatcataatcagtgcaTCACCGCTATGGCGTGCatcccgacccaaaagtatcctcacagcacaggccctcggccttacttagtcaaaatcacataagacactcaggcaatagtaaaacatgatgctcagcccaaaatattatttaaaatatcatgtagtatgttaaaatagagtaaacatggctgagttatgaaaatagtaaattatagcatgactgagtacaagtataaagtcaaaaatagtgaggaaataccaataacaatcccctaagggttcaaatggttggcacgaggcccaaatatggcattcagcccaaaacatgatgttcacaaatagatttcagtcaaatacgcggtaaaatagtcatttgagatggactaagtcacaatccccaacagtacacgaccccacgctcatcatcaagcgtgtgagtcacctcaatatagcacaatgatgtgcaaattcagggtttcataccctcagaacatcatttacaatcatcactcacctcgatccggtccaaattGTAGCCCGCAATGCATTTGCCCttacgaatcgacctccggatgcttcAAATCTGGCCACAATcggtacataaccattaaaatatgctaagggaacaaagcccactcgaaaatatcccatttacataaaaaatcccaaaattgctcaaacccgacccccgggcccatgtctcggaatccgacaaaattaacatcaatggaatcctcatcctctcacgagtctatacataccaagaacatcaaaataggATCTCAATTTCCCCCCTCAAATttccaatttacactctccaaattcaagccctaattctccaattttaggctttaatttccacatatttcatgattaaacaattaagaatcaacataggatcgagtatggagttcaaaaatcttacctccaagtgttttccttcaattccctcttcaatctttctcaaaagctccaaaaattgctcaacaatggagaaaatagaccaaaaatcgcgaaaCTCACtctttaaacattctgccccagGTAAGAttaccttcttcgcgaatgcgaccggcCTCTCGCGTCCGCGTAGACCAAATTCACTGCCTCTCCTCTTTCCTCTTCAAAAACATGGACAATTCAATGCCAACGCGATGCTTCTCCATACCaggctttcgcgaacgcgatgcaactCTCACGATCGCATAGCACATGGGCCTGGGGTTCCCAACGACCTCACTCCTCTACGCGAATGTGACCCCAGTCTCGCGTCCGTGATGCACATGAATCCTCCACCTTCGCGTTCACATTCTTatcctcgcgaatgcgtagaacaaaAATATCATCACACAAAaacacccttcgcgaatgcgagtccCTGACCGCGAATACGAAGAACAAATTGTCTGCAACACAAAACCAACATTAACTtccaagtccaaagtccaaaattaatccgtttaaccatccgacccttgggacctcaaccaaatatgccaacatatcccataacctcattcaaacttgttccaaccttcagaacgctcaaaacaacatcaagacaccaaaatcacatcggattcaagcctaagaatttcaagaacttccaaattacgcttttgatcaaaaacccaaccaaaccacgtccgaatgacctaaaattttgcacacacgtctcAATTGACACaatggagctactgcaacttccagaattccattctgacccctatatcaaaatctcacctatcaactggaaaacaccaaaatctcaatttcgctaatctaaaccttccacggacttccaaaatgcattccgatcacgctctttagtcccaaatcacctaactgagctaaccaaatcataaaaattccgatccgagatcatatacaaacaagtcaaatcttggtcaaacctttcaaatttcaagattcaaactgagaactgttctttcaaattcattccgattaccctgaaaaccaaagccaacgatttacataagtcttaatacatcacacggggcaagtcatgcccgagaactggcgagaaaagtgcaaaagctcaaaatgatcggtcgggtcattacaggcaTGCTGTGTATTAACAAACCTTATGTTCCATATCAATGTTTTGATCATCATTTAGATAGAGAAGCTGTGCTTCTGGGCATAATTCTTGAAGGTTTTTTGGCTCTTTATTCtgattcttttttgttttcttaccTCCTTTAGCACTAGCTATAGGTGATAGATCCCCATCCCTAGCCACCTGTTTAAAgttttctattgttgattcatcaTCTCCCTCATCCTCCATAGGATTTTGTCTCATTAAGTCTTCATCAATTGGTTCCACATTGTGTGTAACTAAATAATGTAAATGTTGTAATGGAGTCTTCAGTGGAGCATTATGATGCAGCTGCATAATTTGATCAGTGCCATATTCCATAGGCACTTCCTCTATTTCCCTAGATGCTCTTGGAACAATTGCCTGCTTATCAGCCTTTTCATTGTTATTCACCATAGAAGACGCAACAACCTGCATCATTTTGAATTGCTGCTCATAAACAATGCCTAGCCCAGGAATTACTCTGGTAGTCTGCTCAGAAATGTTTGTTCTATTGATATCACCACCCTTTATATTGCCTGTGCTTTGGTTTGGCCCTACTGTATCATCCCTAACCTTCACATTATCATCAAGTTTGTTCTCCAATGCATACACCGGAACACCATCTACATAGGCCAAAATCTTTCCAATTGCACTAGGGATAGGGTTTACTATCGTTTCTTTATCAGGTGACCGTGGTTCTAGgactggcgtcgccagcctaacgcctggggagcctggctttaggcctggcgtcgccagcctatcgCCAGGTGGGCTGCTATCCCTCACTTTTTCTCCTATTGTCTTTGTTGTTCCTAGTTGATCATCATCCACCTCAATTGCATCACTCCCTACAACCTTTGTTGAGTTTATCTCATCAAGGTTCTCAAGCTGCCCAGAATCTGCAAATGTTTGAGATGGAATATCTTGACATGATTGGTTTGTAGTCACATTGAGTTGCCTTAGCTCCTCTTTGCTAGTTCCAAACCTTCTATGGACCCATTCGATTGTGGATTCCTTATTAGCCTTTTCTTCAGTACTTTGATCACTAGAAACAATAGGATTATCTTTAGCTAAGGTCCCATTATGCCGACCTTCCAACACTTTCTCAATTGCTTCCTTCTTTACCTGCTTAAGTTTCTGTTGATTACCTTCACTAGTTGGTTTAGTATTAGCATCCTTCCCAACCCTAACCCTAGAAGCCTTAGGATTAGGGCTTGACACTCCGGTATTTCCTTCTTTTTCCTTCTCATGACCTTCTTGGATTGCCTTTCCCCATGTTCCTTCTTCTTACCATTGCTATAATCCTCACCTTTTCCTTCAGTAATTCGTAGAGTAGGTTGATGAACATCGTCAACCTCTAGTGCATTAAACTTGTTCTTGGTTTCTACTTCTTCAAGTTTGGCCTTCCTTTTACCCTTGTCAGCTTCCTTACCTTGTTTGTTATCAACAATGTGACCCCAATTATCCCGTTGGTATTTGCTCTTCCTTGCTTGTATCCATTCCTGCTTGGCATTATTAGTAGTAGGCTTACCAATCACCTTTCCACTTGATAGAACATTTGTTGAATTTGCAGCTGTACCAATTGCTTCAATGCTTACCATAACTATATTCTCCTTGCCTTGATCCTCAACATCGTCATCAAATCTCTTGTGTAATTCAGGATGAATTACCCAGCATTCTGCCTCACTATGCCCTTGTTTCTTGCAAAGTGTcatgccccctttttcctcgcgaaGTTCGTGTTTCGATATTTTGgggacaactcctttccttttggggAATTAGGTatgagatttgaagagtcgccacctaatggattaaggtgcgttagggaacctaaaGAAAATAACTCATGAACcgatttgcattaccagagattgggtaagggctcaaaataaccttgaggagaaggtgttaggcacccctcaaggtccacaatggtgggtcccggccaaactcaatttaagcgaattagtcttataagcaaataaacaaacaaacatacttttaaaaacatggagtaaaagggtcctatgttttttagcctataggatcacttatgtgcaatacttggtaatcgtCCCCAAATTGAGGggctacacatagcattagcgcacaggtcatcatatcctttactaccggattaccctccccttaattaTTACCTAAGAGTTCTAACATCATTGAATatgtatcctatgcgtgcactacccgtcccttgccTGTGGCACTAGAGGTATTTAAGACCTCTATTTAAGGAAGTTCTAGACTCACTTATGttgttttaaaaggagaaaactaagcgacaaacaaaagtcaAATAGGACTATCACATAAAGATGCAATTAAGggggctcatatttacctccacaaataagcaAACAATTGCACGCCTCAAACAAACAGTTTTAAATGATTTAAAGTCCTATAgcaggatatctagatgagcacaAAATATGAAGCAGTTTCATTAAGGCAGGGTAGTAAATACCTAATCAATTTGCCTAGTAATTTTATTACTTCCTAAATCTGGGCAGGTTTCAAGCAGCGGAAAAATAGCAATTTTAAACCCAGAATCCATTTAATtatcctacaggcttgcctaggcgaTAACCAATAggatcctataggtatgatatctaaATGTATTATAAATCAGTGACTAGTTTAAACAAGCAGATTTTATCAgtttagaccctataggcatgctccCTACGTGCTGAAAATGATCACAAGCATTACAAAATTGATTTTACATGTTTATCTctgagcatgatatctaagtgattGAACTATTTTTTATGCtaattccttataggcatgatggTTAAGCGATGAAACTAATTTTATACACactccctataggcatgatatcaaAGTTGTCAAAACTGATTAAATCATGATTTCCTATGGACAAGATATCTAAGTGAGCAGAATGTTATACTAGTTGATAGTTCCCAAAAAGATCCTAtatgcatggtttctaatgcacatTGAGACCTGAGGATATGCATGAACATGAATTTTGTCGCAGAATTGATAACGTCTTATAACAGGATTTGTTGGATACAAAGTGGAAATTCAGGACAGATATAGAGACAAGGCCTATATGCAGACAAATAAtacagataagcacataaaggatcgccccacgggcataatgtcaacaataccagcccctcgggttaTAT is from Nicotiana tabacum cultivar K326 chromosome 18, ASM71507v2, whole genome shotgun sequence and encodes:
- the LOC107832701 gene encoding uncharacterized protein LOC107832701; this translates as MEPFQKKRLIDRYRRRLNMETAYANINGQIWLFFDAMVEWELGEDTEQQVTVRVLHHEQGQHMMMTFVYAKCSAMERGDFNVVLHEDEKIGGLPVHPPKYEDFAFCVNSCGLFEQGYKGSPFTGTGSDHTPLLMTCGEQTTNFVKTFRQQCQNGVGEHLVISSSCWLILEDIVMVKEMFFEEEPKTENRIVLQKAQSDLKKYLSIEEQYWKQKAGMTWFAEGDRNTIFFHNHFNGKRKKLQLNRIKSRSGVWIEDQEQLAITAVDFYQKQFTNEGDISDFSLLNNVPSMVTMERNLELSR